The Apis cerana isolate GH-2021 linkage group LG12, AcerK_1.0, whole genome shotgun sequence sequence gaatcgaAATAATGAAAGGATTTTAAGAAATGATAGATTTTTGCAGTTATATTAATCTTCCAAGTGAATCAGCTGTTAGGAGTAATCAATTATTGAGGATATTCGATCGTATCGCGATCGATcagagattatatatatatatatatatacaatatatatatatataaaatacgtttTGTAAAATCCTTTGATGCACgcgatatttgtattaaaaaataaaaggagacGTACAGAGAGACAAATACGTACATTAGAAGTGCATGATAAGAATAGTAGGGCGATTAACTTACGCCAAAAggggagattttttttttagaagtatAGAGATAACGCGAGCAAGCATGGAGATAAGCGAAATAAGACACATGCTGTAAGTAGACGGTGCATACGGTGCCATGCAAgaataatatcttgaaaatgatCGATGGTTGTAAGCAATCTTTTCGTCGTGCTAGTGAGCACGAGAAGATAGATACACGGATGAAGTATCCGTGAAATAACGTTAAATTGCAACTTGGAACAGCTTTCAACCTATTAATCTTGAACTGGtaacgtatatatacgtatatatacatatagccatatgtgtatatataaacgatataCAATTACTATAagcatataagaaatataatttatatagctGTATTCTACGTCATCAGTACATGTAGGACAGGCTTGCGAGTGTTCACATGTGATCATCGTCTCAGCCGGCGTGAGAGTGCTTTAAAATTTAGAGACTGTGTGAGTGAgagagatattatatatatatatatatatatatataaatattaaaagaaaaaaaggtatatataataataaatagatagagagaaagagaaagataccgaaagagggagagaaaaagagagaaaaatacacTATACCTTGTAGTCGACGTTACATATCTTTGCAATTCATTCGTTAGAGAGCATAAAGAAATTGTCTGTTAGGCGATTCAGCGACGCCCCagcgaattataatattacgtgTCTGTTTAATCCAAAGGCAAGACCAATCGCGCGATTCGAACAATCCAATCTTAGAAAAGGCGTCGCTGGTCGACTGTgcgattgattattatatggGAATCGATACGATAGACCCGTGGGATATGACGCACAGACGACCCAGACCTGGCCCAAAAGTCAGTCTACATATCAGACTCTAGTTTAGCATCAGGTCCCCTTCTCAGATTCCAatcgtttcttcgaattttttggTGTATTTTTTCCGATTCACGGCTCCGCCTTTTATTCGTCGATGAGATTATCTCAAAGATAAGATCTCATGTGTATATGCGTGACACATAGCAGAACCTGCTGAAACGAAAAAGGAACGAAGTCGGTGAATCAGACAGTTTATCGAACTTCAAATCCATCGATCTCTCCTTCCTGAATCATGATATGCTCACCTTCTCCATGGTGATTTCGAGTCGACCGGCTCTCCAGTTGTCAAGGTCGATCATAGTCATCCTCCTCAAGGATCTTCGTCTgggatttttccttctttccttgaAAATCAAGCTACATCCTAGATTTAGAAAAACTTATTCGTATCGTCAGTTACTGCTATTACTCTATTTACCAATGCTACCTAACTGTAACCGGCATTAATACCGCTACTATATCGCCCCGTTATCCAATTACCGCGATCAAAATCGTTAATCGTCCCATTTCGCTTACCGATAATTAGTTTGATGAGAAATTTACAAAtcctcgaaattttaattcgattttgattaaaattcgagGACTGTAACGAGAGGCTAGAGATTCTTTCGAAAGGACATTTAATCATTGATACTTTTTTTCGTAGAAAGATCGAAactttagatatatttttacacgatATATTGTAATCGTATTTCTTCATCTCATCTCTTCCTTGTTTCCTTGTTTTGATTTTTGGCATCATTGCCATCCTTCGATCGTGGTGGACTGagagaaaattgtaatatgtaATGCAAGTTGTTACATCTTTGAAAACAATCATTATTGTGTGTGTTTTTTGAGACTTGATAGTTGTTTCGaaacattgttaaaaaatcataaatgataAACATTTTTCGAGATTTTAAATACacctattattttaattagtggttgataatatagtaattaataattaactatcgaggaattgaaaaaaaattataattttataagaagagacaatacattataataaaaagttaataaaaattgtacaattatatgTACAAAAGTGAGATAGGAAGGTATATGCTCAAATTGGCATTTAGAATTTTCATACTATAGaactgataaaaaatatagcatTAAAACTTTCATAAAGTGATATTCTAAATGTAGTAATGTAGTATCGTTATTATGGCTTCAAagcttaatttttctttacaaagcACGTCtagctaaaaaaaataattaataattataaaatctcgaaaaataaaaatttcacgatattaattatttcgaaacatgtaattaaaaatttcaaaattattttatattatttatccaatttttcgataatttttttaaaaatatgcatctgataatgaaaatatatatctatatgtgcatatatgtgtataatttttattgcatagtATTTACAGCTTTCTCTCAGCGTACAGCCCTGCATCCATTTCAATAtccatttcattttgaaatctctcagaaatcgaaaattattctgtAGAAGTCGTAAAATTGTATTGTGATAACTGTAAGACATGCAATTGGTGGAAGTTAATTAACATAGACAAAATTcaggaaacaaatttttcgaaatataaatattaattgatcttatttgattaatacaattatattcttcCATCTTGCGAACTGAATTCAGAAGCAATGCTCTCTCATAGCAATCTGTGTTGTTacgtattaatatcattttacgtAAATTACGATGcgtatttttacataatttatatgttgttGATTAGTTGCTATACGTAGATGAACGAATATTCATCGTGCGACTTCCGTGAGTTATCTTAACTCTTTCGCTATgtaaacaaatattcaatcgtgtaattaaataagcatacataaatttttttttacaaattattcgtgaaataaatgcataatttatcgaaaatttttaacaataaaaattgcgTGTGATTATtgatagtaattaattaaacaagtaattatttctatttattttcactttgtgcacaattttaaaagatatagatgtcctaataaaaaaatcgaataattaattattgaaattacaattatctaaattaaaattatataaaagcgaAAGagttaaatgttataaaataaaaagaatcatcTTAtgcaacttaaaaaaaaacagaccgtacattgaaaaaaaaatgtatagttacgaatgttaatttttcaCGATGATTTTCGTTCtaccttttcatttttcttttctcagtTGCTCAAAAATTCCCTCTCCACCACTATGGAGAATGTttcttgttaaataataattgaaaaatttgtcgatcgattcgtttctACTTTAGAAACGAGACAAGATAGCctatatacacataaaaaaaaaataaattttttccttttgcttCGGCGATATCACAATATCTGATTTCTCCGCGGGAGATAAAATCCGCGTTTTACCACGAGCATTGTATACGtacgtgaatttttattgcCGTTTTTATTACACAGACAGCGCAAAAGTGGTCGATAAACGACGGTTTCCCGCGTAAAATCATCACGTGACTCGTTATGTTTTGTGTTATTGTTTTACTACTTCACATGTTCGGTCATGTAAGcgattgtacatatatataaaacgtgcACACGCAATTGTAATTTGTCATCAGTGTTAAAACTCGAGTGTCAACTAGGACTGCCGAGCGATGAATTACTCGTTCTGACAGATATATACTTTCGGAATATATAATACACGTATTATaacgtatacatataatatgtatattatgtatcgTATACAGGGATATGTAGCCCGCACAGTTAACCATGACCAAAAAGTGCCGAAACATTggcgaaaaaatcgaaaacaaatgaaaaaaatataagcaaaaaagtatacatatattattccgGATCGTAAAACGCACGGTCAGGATATCGAATCTACGATCGTGCGTACGTAAAGCACGAGCATAGATACATACATGTATGGGCAGTGCTCATGTACGCGTACACgcgcatatacatatataacaagaaaagaaaaaaaaagaaagaaaaaatacgacAGTTTTCGTATTACTACAGCAGCAGCTGCACCTCTTTTTTGATTCTCACACACGCACTCACACGATCTTGAATCAAACATTCTTTTTTAGCGGTCAGAGAGAGGGATCGCGGATTTACCACCATtcgaataaagatttaatgttTGTAAGGGCAATAacgattgtaaatttttcgagTACACTGTATTTGAATGTGTAAGTTGCATAAAAAAGAcagattttttagatattgcactataatatttattattctaaggTAACGAGACGGTCGCGATTCGCCGCGCTCGCGATATCttccccccttccccctccctccaacCCTCACTTCTTATGGCCTCGATCGCATCGAGAATCGATGCCCGGGATCAATAGCGACGAACTATCGATCGCTTCCGCGCGAAAATGTTCCGTGCGAGATATGGTAATTTCTTCAGTCGCGATCGACGCCTAGTCGCAAGCGCGGCTACTTCGCGacgatcataaattaatattaattaataaagagaCAAAGCGAATGCATTGTTCTTTCcaataaaagaagaagcaaGATTTTTAGTGTTTACACTACAATTGATAAACGAttctattattacataatattatattaataacaatattattactgTAATGTTTGTTTTTGGTTATTAAAGTgtgtatatagtaatatattctaGAAATGGTCTCTCTCAAATCTCTACcttccaaaaatttcttttttatgataaatttatagataatttttaaaaaaatctgtattttttttaacgtacTTCTTCTTGTgttgtatttaatatcatatattttttatttatattattattttttaaattattctttttttttattaaaatttctttattaaattatggaaatcagtattattttatttagtttatagTAGTATGTTTTCGTatgaatattatcttattgttgcattaattttcataatatttaaaatgtaactgcttttataaaatatttttatttataactaaatttgcatttatattttatcatttgtatgatttaacacaaaataaataataaaaatttttgattttataacataattttaacaaaaatttatattaaaagattatttagtttttatctattttttagattttaatgtagaatttaaaaattttaatttttaaaattcataacaaaaattcataatgaaaatacataCGCACATATGAGATAAATCAATACttacaaacaaaatttattatctaaaaaatatataattatatatataaatgataaaaaataaatgctcTACACTGATTTGTTGATGAAAACTGTGTAATATAAGTTTCTAGTTTTTcccatttctaataaaatattaattgctaattaaattttcatttgtttaaaatgtcttattttaattttattaactttatctTTTGgtgaaataatcgatattggattatatttaaatattcataattcatttttaatatgaatttttaaaactatatttttgaattctactatatttttaaaaattaaaaattattgatacataaaaaaaattaatggttttctaaattaaatttcaactaaatttttaataagttttaatatttgattatattttatttgcaaatatttaaatggccTATGTATGTTATGATAaacattgatttaaaattagattgttatctattttattttaagttatttattttattatattatatttatataattatattagaaatatttagtaTTGTTCAATCATGACTTTAGTCCATTTGaattaattgcaatatattttaatatttgtagatTGCAtacattaacatatatatatatatcttatatatactgtaaaaatatttaaaattacatttatttaaattagatcataaaatttttaaattatttttttttagattatttttatttttttagattatatttaaaattagaaagaaattaaaaaattaaaaaataaaattaataaagtttttatgtatatatgaatatatatatttatatacatattcattatacataagtcctgtatatatatttagaagttttaaaatgaaataaagatgaaaaaagtATCTAGATGATAtagatatctaaataaaacataaatggCGTTGGTCGAGAATCAAAATCGATAGAATTATACAAatctttaaaaacatattaacacgtgctttttaattttaatcataatttgcatttaaaatgatttcgaaTGAAGTGGAAGTGGATGAAGATAATGAAACAAAAGCAAAATCTTTTCatgaattagaattagatgatagaattttaaaggtatttttttttaaataaattttcattatcatttaagAGAGGttatgtttcaaaataaaaattattgttttattagaattaataaattgttttctaacttttttatattattataaaattaattttttatgtaatatatttaaaatgaaacattttataaataattttaaaataaaatattttaggctGTTGCAAAATTAGGTTGGTTAGAACCAACattaatacaagaaaaaacgATACCGTTAATGATCGaaggaaaagatattttaattcgagcTCGTACAGGATCTGGAAAAACAGCTGCATTTACTATACcacttattcaaaaaatattatcaaataaacgaACACAAAAACAACAAGAAATTAAAGGTCTTATTATAGCTCCAAGCAAAGAATTATGTAAACAAATACATGATGTTATAATTAGTCTAACAATAAAATGTAGCAGAGAAGTAAAAGCTATTGATATCAGTCCTCAAATAGATCTTAATGCACAGAAACTACTATTAGTAGAAAAACCTGATATAGTTATAAGCACTCCAAGTAGATTATTACAACatttaaaagcaaaaaatatgaaattaaagcaATCACttgaaacattaataattgatgaagCTGACTTGGTaagcaaatttaaatactttaattaagtaatttaaatagatatttctgTATGTGACaatgattgtattttatttcagatattttcatttggatatgaaaatgaaataaaagatatattgaattatttaccaATATTATATCAAGCAGTTTTAGCTTCTGCAACATTATCTGAAGATGTGGTAACACTTAAAAAATTGGTACTTCGTCATCCtgtgattttaaaattggagGAACCTCCATTGGCTCCACTATCACAATTATCGCATTATAGTCTTGCAGCAGAGGAAAATGATAAAGCTGCCATTTTATGTACTTTGTTAAAATTACGTTTAATtaggtaaattatataaatatagtataattatatatttaatgtattaataaaaatatgtaatttattatttatatttttttttaggggaaagactattatatttgtaaatactgtagataaatgttataaattaaaattgtttttagaaCAATTTGGAATAGCAACTTGTGTATTAAATTCTGAATTGCCAGCAGTTTCGCGATGTAGAGCAGTTACTCAATTTAATTCTGGaacatatgatattataatagcatcagatgaaaaatctttagaagaagtaaatattttgtatctatatatcaatatatatttacatattattgatttttttgttttaaattcacaacttttatcttttacagCCACATATAGCAAAAGTTAAAAGAGGAAagcgaaaaaaagataaagaatctGGTATAGCCCGGGGAATTGACTTTCAATTTGTATCTAATGTGTTTAATTTTGACTTTCCTCcagatataaattcttatattcatAGAGCTGGACGTACTGCTCGAGGTAAAAATGACGGAACAGTGTTGAGTCTTGtatcaataaaagaaagaCCAATTCTTGAAGATGTTGAAGTCGAATTAAAACAATGTTATAattgcgataaattattaaaaacatatgaatttaaattagaagaagTTGAAGGTTTTCGGTatgttgcataaaaatttatattatattatattattatattatattttcgattttgtcatcgtttattttcagatatcgAGCAAAAGATGCTTGGAAAGCAGTAACTCGAATTGCTGTTCGTGAAGCtcgtttaaaagaaataaaacaagaagTACTCAattgtcaaaaattaaaaagttattttaaagataatccaAGAGATTTGCAATCATTGAGACAAGATAAAGCATTACATACTGTAAAATTACAACCACATTTAAAAGATGTACCAGATTATATAATTCCACCAACTTTAAAAAGACTTGTTAATACtggcaagaaaaagaaaaagtttaatagGGAAGCTGCAACATCTAAACCTACTGCCACACAATCAAAATATCGAGCTCGTGCATCAAATCCTTTAATGAgtttacaattacaaaacttgaaaaaatgaatattttgtattaataataaaatattttttttaaactcatttatgatattattcattataaataacattttataagattttataaattgtaaaaaattgtagatgaaaaattacacactattcaaatgatatataatatagaattattacaatattaatatttatcataatttatgatttttctgtAGTCCGCTTTGGTTTATACTTTTGCCTAATACCATCATTGAATCCCTCTCTATTTCTGGCAAGTTCAATGgcataaaattgtattctagTTGTGAGTATACTATTTTCTTCTGAATAATCTCCTTCACAATCTGCTCTTAATAATGTACCAAAACTGTAATCTTCAACAAGTCCTTTAAATTGTTCACAGAATGGTCTCCATTTTATCTTTCCTTCGGGtgattttaattcatcttcatttattttatctagttTGAGATCAGGAAAAACATCacgaaaagttttatatatttgttcgtCGTGAGGTGTAAGTTTTAGAAATTTCGGATCAACTGAgcataatatctaaaataaaaaatttttgatttaagattctatatactttttcaaataacattaaatcaattttattaaaatattttttacattaaagtaTACTTCAGCATGTTCCATAGCTTTCATTGCCCACATTGCTTCAACTGAAggctaaataaattattataattattattttaataaatttatttttttttggcttTATTTGTGACTTACATCATTATCAAATTCTTCTGCAGGTCTAGACAATACACTAGTACCAGCTATCAATTGATCTGCGGTCttgaaatcataataaatgattttaaattaataagta is a genomic window containing:
- the LOC108002689 gene encoding probable ATP-dependent RNA helicase DDX56 — encoded protein: MISNEVEVDEDNETKAKSFHELELDDRILKAVAKLGWLEPTLIQEKTIPLMIEGKDILIRARTGSGKTAAFTIPLIQKILSNKRTQKQQEIKGLIIAPSKELCKQIHDVIISLTIKCSREVKAIDISPQIDLNAQKLLLVEKPDIVISTPSRLLQHLKAKNMKLKQSLETLIIDEADLIFSFGYENEIKDILNYLPILYQAVLASATLSEDVVTLKKLVLRHPVILKLEEPPLAPLSQLSHYSLAAEENDKAAILCTLLKLRLIRGKTIIFVNTVDKCYKLKLFLEQFGIATCVLNSELPAVSRCRAVTQFNSGTYDIIIASDEKSLEEPHIAKVKRGKRKKDKESGIARGIDFQFVSNVFNFDFPPDINSYIHRAGRTARGKNDGTVLSLVSIKERPILEDVEVELKQCYNCDKLLKTYEFKLEEVEGFRYRAKDAWKAVTRIAVREARLKEIKQEVLNCQKLKSYFKDNPRDLQSLRQDKALHTVKLQPHLKDVPDYIIPPTLKRLVNTGKKKKKFNREAATSKPTATQSKYRARASNPLMSLQLQNLKK
- the LOC108002726 gene encoding protein PBDC1, with the translated sequence MARIGDVTADQLIAGTSVLSRPAEEFDNDPSVEAMWAMKAMEHAEVYFNILCSVDPKFLKLTPHDEQIYKTFRDVFPDLKLDKINEDELKSPEGKIKWRPFCEQFKGLVEDYSFGTLLRADCEGDYSEENSILTTRIQFYAIELARNREGFNDGIRQKYKPKRTTEKS